The following proteins are encoded in a genomic region of Poecilia reticulata strain Guanapo linkage group LG11, Guppy_female_1.0+MT, whole genome shotgun sequence:
- the LOC103472776 gene encoding E3 ubiquitin-protein ligase TRIM21-like, with amino-acid sequence MAATYVPTSDSMISNRSSGAPGEVPCDVCREPKQKAAKSCLVCLASYCPDHLENHSTPRLRGHKLVEPVENLDERACLVHGRPLELYSRNQQRSICVRCMEGGQNEVVSTEEEWLKKKTELENTKKDLEVRIEIRKMKMDEINKALRDCKDLIDNEWWDIEAVFTALIAIVEAAQKKALKPLESRREVMETEAKDLNDKLEDEINKIEKTISELDDISSLEDHILFLQRYQSLSDQDDMTDWTGVELDTTLSFGSMRETTTMMVKQIQQELKKLDAIELKRLPTFSVNVKLDPETAHQCLVLSPDGKEVRDGGENHEVADSPKRFDVLGSVLGLNSLTTGKAYWEVEVNNKTGWDLGVARGSANRRGQLLMSPDNGYWVLVHYEAENYAAMTAPPTRVSFEGKPNKVGVFVDYEEGLLSFYDVTAKSHIYSFTECLFKDELHPYFSPHVKQKEINSEALVISTGNYFEFDEE; translated from the exons ATGGCCGCCACCTATGTCCCAACCAGTGACTCCATGATTAGCAACAGGAGTTCTGGGGCGCCGGGGGAGGTTCCCTGTGACGTCTGCAGGGAGCCGAAGCAGAAGGCGGCCAAGTCCTGCCTTGTGTGTCTCGCCTCGTATTGCCCTGACCACTTGGAGAACCATTCGACTCCAAGGCTGAGGGGCCACAAGCTAGTGGAACCGGTGGAGAACTTGGATGAAAGGGCCTGCCTAGTCCACGGACGTCCGCTTGAGCTGTACAGCAGGAATCAGCAGAGGAGCATCTGTGTTCGATGTATGGAAGGAGGTCAGAATGAAGTCGTCTCCACAGAAGAGGAATGGCTCAAGAAGAAG ACTGAACTTGAGAACACAAAGAAAGACTTAGAAGTCAGAATTGAAATAAGAAAGATGAAGATGGATGAGATAAACAAAGCTCTAAGGGATTGCAAG GACCTGATTGATAACGAGTGGTGGGATATCGAAGCGGTTTTCACAGCTCTGATTGCCATTGTGGAGGCAGCCCAGAAGAAAGCTCTCAAGCCACTAGAGAGCAGAAGGGAGGTGatggaaacagaagcaaaagaCCTGAACGATAAACTGGAAGACGAAATCAACAAAATTGAGAAAACGATCTCAGAACTAGACGACATCTCATCACTTGAAGATCACATACTTTTCTTACAG aGATACCAATCTCTGTCAGATCAGGATGACATGACTGACTGGACAGGTGTTGAACTTGACACCACCCTGTCTTTTGGCTCCATGAGAGAAACTACAACAATGATGGTCAAACAAATTCAGCAGGAGCTGAAGAAGCTGGATGCTATTG agCTCAAAAGACTTCCAACATTTTCAG TGAACGTAAAGCTGGACCCAGAGACAGCACACCAATGCCTTGTACTTTCACCTGATGGAAAGGAAGTACGAGATGGAGGAGAAAACCATGAAGTTGCTGATTCACCAAAAAGATTCGATGTGTTGGGTAGCGTCCTGGGACTCAACAGCTTGACTACTGGGAAGGcttactgggaggtggaggtCAACAACAAGACCGGATGGGATCTAGGCGTAGCCAGAGGCAGCGCCAACCGTAGAGGGCAACTGTTAATGAGCCCAGATAACGGTTACTGGGTTCTGGTACATTATGAAGCGGAGAACTACGCCGCCATGACAGCACCACCCACCCGTGTTTCCTTTGAAGGGAAACCCAATAAGGTCGGGGTGTTTGTGGACTACGAGGAAGGTCTCTTGTCCTTCTACGATGTAACAGCGAAGTCTCACATCTACTCGTTCACAGAGTGTTTGTTCAAAGATGAGCTCCACCCGTATTTCAGCCCACATGTGAAACAGAAAGAGATTAACTCTGAGGCTCTGGTTATTTCTACAGGAAATTACTTTGAATTTGATGAAGAATGA